The Candidatus Zixiibacteriota bacterium DNA segment TTCTCGAATCGGCTCGATGCGATCCTGACCCATAAGTACTTCGGCTATCCGATCTTCCTCTTCTTCATGTGGTTGATCTTCCAAGCCACCTATGTCCTCGGCCAGTTTCCGGCCGACATTATTAACGCCGGCGTCGTGGCCCTGCAAGGCTTCATTTCCGGTCTGTTGCCGGCGGGCGTGATCAACGATTTGATTACCGACGGCATGATCGGCGGCATGGGCGCCGTGCTGGTTTTTCTTCCCAACATCATGATCCTCTACCTCGGCATCGCCGTCATGGAGGATTCCGGTTACATGGCGCGCGCAGCGTTCATGATGGATCGCTTCATGCGCGTTCTCGGCCTCAATGGCAAAGCCTTCATCCCCCTGCTGATGGGTTTTGGCTGCAACGTCCCCGCCATCATGGCCACTCGCACGCTGGAGTCGCACCGCGACCGCGTGTTGTCGGTGCTGCTGATTCCGTTCATGAGCTGTTCGGCGCGGCTCTCGGTCTATGTGCTCTTCTGCGGCGCCTTCTTTGCCGGCAACGCCGGCAATGTGATCTTCTCGCTGTACTTGCTCGGTATCGGCGTCGCCGTGATTCTCGGCCGGCTGCTCAAAAACAGCCTGTTCAAGGAAGACACGGCGCCGTTTTTCATGGAGTTTCCGCCGTATCGCCGGCCCACGTTCAAGACCGGCCTGTTGATGATGTGGGAGCGCGCCAAGATCTATCTGCGCAAAATCGGCGGCGTGATTCTCATCGCTTCGATCATCATCTGGTTTCTCGGTGCCTTCCCGCAACTGGATCACTATTCGCAGGACTATGCCGGACAGATCGCACAGTTGGAGACGCTCAATTCGCCGGAAGCCACTGAACAGGTGGCGCGTCTGCAGGCACAAATGCAATCCGAAGAGATCAAGAATTCCTACATCGGCCGGCTCGGCAACCTGATCCATCCGATCATTGAGCCACTGGGATTTAACTGGCAGATGGGCATCGGCCTCATCACCGGCTTTGTCGCCAAGGAAGTAGTCGTGTCGACCCTCGGCGTGCTCTACCAGCTCGGCGGTGACGTCGACGAGAATTCGACTTCGCTGATGAATGTCCTCAGTGATCCGATCAACGGCATCACGCCGCTGGCCGCCTATGCCTTCCTCGTCTTTGTGCTGCTCTACACGCCCTGCATCTCCGTGATGGCGGCGATGCGGCGCGAAATCGGCGCCCGCTGGATGTGGTTGGGCATCGCCGCGCAATTGGCGATCCCGTGGATCGCCGCCTTCGCCATCTACCGGATCGGATCGATCATCGGGCTCTAATCGCCGCCGCCCCTTTCGATCGCCACACCTCTGTCACCTCAATGTCAAGCTGGGCGACTTCGCGTTACGGTTTGACAGTGGTTTGACAATCACAACATTAATTTACCTAAATTCTCCACGATGCGACGACGATTCTCGAAACATGGAGGAATTGGCGAAGTGGTTTGCTTGCGATTGGCGCTCACCGGCGCGCTGGTGATCCTCGCGCTCGCTCGGCCGGCAGACGCCATGCGAATCGCGGGCGCGGTTTTGGACGGCAGTGATTCCGCGCCGGTCGTCGAGGCCAACTTGCTGATTACGCCGCTTGCGCTCAACTCCCGCACCGACCGTGAGGGTTGTTTCAACTTCATCATCCCGACACCCGGTGACTACCGCGTGCAAGTGAGTCATATCAGCTTCGAAACACGGTTCGTCGATCTGCACGTTGACTCCGCCGATG contains these protein-coding regions:
- the feoB gene encoding ferrous iron transport protein B, encoding MSTVATAKKTFTVALVGNPNSGKTSIFNALVGARAHVGNYPGVTVEKRSATLRRDGLEIEFVDLPGTYSLSAATLDERIARKFILIHKPDLVINVIDSGNLERNLYLTMQVMEMGVRMIIDLNMWDEARKQGIEVNEAKLSQVLGAPIVRTVGHRGEGVQELLEKTITALKQPVPEHIPREIRYHPELDRQIAAIAGAVASTSCNTLPPRWYAVNLLEDTVNIDDFAKPTLPERELIFGQVAASRNRIRQQLHQESDAAISDARYRYVNEVLEKAVKRGADNRMEFSNRLDAILTHKYFGYPIFLFFMWLIFQATYVLGQFPADIINAGVVALQGFISGLLPAGVINDLITDGMIGGMGAVLVFLPNIMILYLGIAVMEDSGYMARAAFMMDRFMRVLGLNGKAFIPLLMGFGCNVPAIMATRTLESHRDRVLSVLLIPFMSCSARLSVYVLFCGAFFAGNAGNVIFSLYLLGIGVAVILGRLLKNSLFKEDTAPFFMEFPPYRRPTFKTGLLMMWERAKIYLRKIGGVILIASIIIWFLGAFPQLDHYSQDYAGQIAQLETLNSPEATEQVARLQAQMQSEEIKNSYIGRLGNLIHPIIEPLGFNWQMGIGLITGFVAKEVVVSTLGVLYQLGGDVDENSTSLMNVLSDPINGITPLAAYAFLVFVLLYTPCISVMAAMRREIGARWMWLGIAAQLAIPWIAAFAIYRIGSIIGL